Proteins co-encoded in one Sphingomonas sp. CL5.1 genomic window:
- a CDS encoding LuxR family transcriptional regulator: MITLAEVQAFCTVARAATTPHALMQAVEEITAAMGFRYFALVHHVDLLNPSSTIVRLVSYPRDWVDAFEEGRLYAADPIHRASHTTTVGFAWSKVATLITLNPRDHAVLAAARTAGLGDGFTIPAHIPGEANGSCSFAMRTGEELEDAQLPLVQLVGSFAFEAARKIARSGIAPIPPAPQLTDRQTECVALVARGKTDWEIARILGVGVETVTQHVKDARDRYGVTKRTMLAIRALFDGAISFTDILRR, translated from the coding sequence ATGATCACCCTTGCCGAAGTGCAGGCATTCTGCACCGTTGCCCGTGCCGCTACCACCCCCCATGCTCTCATGCAGGCTGTCGAAGAAATCACGGCAGCGATGGGCTTTCGATATTTTGCTCTCGTGCATCACGTCGACTTACTGAACCCTAGCAGCACAATCGTTCGTCTCGTCAGCTATCCTCGAGATTGGGTCGATGCGTTCGAAGAGGGTCGGCTGTATGCGGCCGACCCGATACATCGCGCCAGCCACACAACGACCGTCGGCTTCGCCTGGTCGAAGGTAGCAACGCTGATCACGTTGAACCCGCGCGATCACGCCGTACTCGCTGCCGCTCGCACAGCCGGCCTCGGCGACGGATTTACAATCCCCGCCCATATCCCCGGCGAGGCGAACGGATCATGCTCTTTTGCTATGCGCACCGGGGAGGAACTGGAGGATGCGCAATTGCCGCTGGTCCAGCTCGTGGGCAGTTTTGCATTCGAGGCCGCCCGCAAGATAGCCCGATCGGGCATCGCGCCCATCCCGCCCGCCCCACAGCTCACCGATCGGCAAACAGAATGCGTAGCGCTTGTCGCGCGGGGAAAGACCGATTGGGAGATCGCCAGGATCCTTGGCGTCGGGGTTGAAACGGTAACCCAGCATGTGAAAGACGCCCGCGACCGTTACGGTGTGACAAAGCGAACGATGCTCGCCATCCGGGCGCTGTTCGACGGAGCCATCAGCTTCACTGACATTCTCCGGCGCTGA
- a CDS encoding lytic transglycosylase domain-containing protein, with product MILQLASVVALAQQCAPSVAPETLLSVVHAESKFDTLAIGVNARGVRPEIPATPAAAARIARSLIAKGYNIDLGLGQINSANLRWLGLSVEDTFNPCRNLAAAARVLSSNFLDAARTQGSSDRAISVALSMYNTGSQARGFGNGYVARVYASSAVIIPAIRGLAPAGAGSARSTTPIPASETPIQEPRIVQAAVKAPQSWDISARAQTASMMVFGDGTPPSREGPTE from the coding sequence ATGATCCTGCAACTGGCCAGCGTCGTCGCCCTCGCGCAACAATGCGCCCCTTCGGTCGCGCCGGAAACACTGCTTTCCGTCGTGCATGCCGAAAGCAAGTTCGACACATTGGCCATCGGTGTAAACGCCCGCGGCGTCCGACCCGAAATACCCGCGACGCCTGCCGCCGCCGCCCGGATCGCCCGGTCGTTGATCGCCAAGGGATATAATATCGACCTCGGCCTCGGGCAGATCAACAGCGCCAATCTTCGGTGGCTGGGCCTTTCGGTCGAGGACACATTCAATCCCTGTCGCAATCTCGCCGCCGCAGCACGGGTCCTGTCGAGCAACTTTCTTGACGCGGCGCGCACCCAGGGTTCGTCCGATCGCGCGATCTCCGTTGCTCTCTCGATGTACAATACCGGAAGCCAGGCCCGTGGCTTCGGCAACGGCTATGTGGCGAGAGTCTATGCGAGCTCTGCGGTCATTATTCCCGCGATCAGGGGATTAGCGCCAGCCGGCGCAGGCTCGGCCAGGTCCACCACTCCAATACCCGCATCCGAAACGCCAATCCAGGAGCCTCGCATTGTGCAGGCGGCGGTGAAAGCGCCGCAGTCCTGGGACATTTCCGCACGCGCCCAAACCGCCTCGATGATGGTGTTTGGCGACGGGACACCGCCATCGAGAGAAGGACCGACCGAATGA
- a CDS encoding TrbC/VirB2 family protein — MTISASTISIWLPPRRRAFVQTLALVATAILVSMLLSDPAHAQAADGVTSMAENIKTWLTGTFAKTIAVIAVVIVGFMFFTGRASLGLLVTVIVGIFIVFSAQWIVDTITGGA, encoded by the coding sequence ATGACAATCTCCGCCTCGACCATATCGATCTGGCTCCCGCCACGTCGCCGCGCTTTCGTCCAGACGCTGGCGCTCGTCGCCACCGCCATACTGGTTTCGATGCTACTGAGCGACCCCGCGCATGCCCAGGCGGCCGATGGCGTCACGTCGATGGCCGAGAATATCAAGACCTGGCTGACCGGGACATTTGCAAAGACGATCGCGGTGATCGCGGTCGTTATCGTCGGTTTCATGTTTTTCACCGGCCGTGCCAGCCTCGGTCTCCTCGTGACGGTCATCGTGGGTATCTTCATCGTGTTCAGCGCGCAGTGGATCGTCGATACCATCACCGGCGGCGCGTGA
- a CDS encoding type IV secretion system protein VirB3 yields MDDEKLREETLFLAVTRPTMWLGVPIEASLPIALAACLTLIITGNPLYAFALAGAFLAIARLIVRHDANAFRLLWLWTTTKARCRNRGWWGGSSYSPLPIDGAKRPGFARG; encoded by the coding sequence ATGGATGACGAAAAGCTTAGGGAAGAGACGCTCTTCCTGGCCGTGACCCGACCAACGATGTGGTTGGGCGTACCGATCGAGGCATCGCTGCCGATCGCGCTGGCAGCGTGCCTGACCCTCATCATCACCGGCAACCCGCTCTACGCTTTCGCATTGGCCGGTGCGTTTCTGGCGATTGCCCGACTCATTGTCCGGCACGACGCCAACGCGTTTCGACTGTTGTGGCTTTGGACGACGACCAAGGCGCGCTGCCGCAACCGCGGCTGGTGGGGAGGCAGCTCCTACTCTCCCCTGCCGATCGACGGGGCGAAGCGCCCGGGCTTCGCACGTGGCTAG
- a CDS encoding VirB4 family type IV secretion/conjugal transfer ATPase yields the protein MASRASALSGATARTPWRILKQEADPARYLPYARHIDENVIALDGRDLMMMFKLEGMAFETADPVHLNDWHEKLNGTLRNIADDRLAIWTHIVRRPITDYPEGEFRSAFAADLDAKYRARVTAKRMFVNELYLTLIMRPSVGSADRTGVLLRRLASARKEGTEVDEDELARFEDKARDIEKLLARCRPRRLHLYEHNGLMFSQPLEVLELVMMGRASRVPLVRGHLGSAIYGERVIFGRETVEVRAHDTSRFVGLFGIREYPAMTRPGQMNALLSQDFAFVVTQSFAFMGKARASERLRRRQNQMASTEDAAASQALELADAADDLQSNRFVLGEHHFSLAVFGENQKRLAENLSTARAALADAGLVSAREGPALEAAFWSQLPGNFAWRARPAAITSRNFAALSPFHTFPAGKAEGNHWGAAIALMKTAAQSPFYFNFHVNDLGHTLIIGPSGGGKTVVQNFLMAQLEKTGAQQIFIDKDRGAEIYVRSSGGTYLALRNGVPTGFAPLRALEQSPGNIVFLGRLIRHLVTPAGSQLGVTQERMIDEGILSIGRLPPEERSILALRQLLGQRDPEGIGARLEKWSRGGALGWVFDNDRDELTLEARFIGFDMTEFLDNPEIRTPLMMYMFHRIDALLDGRRLVIDIDEFWKALGDDAFRAFAQDGLKTYRKQNAFLVFGTQSPADALRSDISHSIMEQVATKILLPNPHGREVDYIDGLGLTRAEFKLIRNDLIPESRRFLVKQGHDSIVVELDLGGLSDELAVLSGTTETVGILDQVRREHGDDPSDWLPVFHERRRATSRRKG from the coding sequence GTGGCTAGCCGGGCCAGCGCATTGAGCGGAGCGACAGCCCGCACGCCATGGCGGATCCTCAAACAAGAGGCCGACCCGGCGCGTTACCTGCCCTATGCGCGCCATATCGACGAGAACGTCATCGCGCTCGATGGGCGCGACCTCATGATGATGTTCAAGCTCGAAGGCATGGCGTTTGAAACCGCCGACCCTGTCCATCTCAATGACTGGCACGAGAAGCTCAACGGTACGCTGCGCAATATTGCCGACGACCGCCTCGCGATCTGGACCCACATCGTTCGCCGGCCGATCACGGACTATCCCGAAGGCGAGTTCCGCTCGGCTTTTGCGGCCGACCTCGATGCAAAATATCGTGCGCGCGTCACCGCCAAGCGGATGTTTGTCAACGAACTGTACCTCACCCTGATCATGCGCCCGTCCGTGGGATCGGCCGACCGCACCGGCGTGCTGCTTCGCCGTCTGGCGTCGGCACGCAAGGAAGGGACCGAGGTGGACGAGGATGAGCTCGCACGCTTCGAGGATAAGGCGCGCGATATCGAGAAGCTCCTCGCACGCTGCCGGCCTCGGCGTCTGCACCTCTACGAGCATAACGGCCTGATGTTCTCCCAACCGCTCGAGGTGCTCGAGCTGGTAATGATGGGCCGCGCCAGCAGAGTGCCGCTGGTCCGCGGCCATCTCGGTTCCGCCATCTATGGGGAACGCGTGATCTTCGGCCGCGAGACGGTCGAGGTGCGCGCGCATGATACGAGCCGCTTCGTCGGTCTGTTCGGTATCCGCGAATATCCGGCCATGACGCGACCCGGCCAGATGAACGCGCTGCTCAGCCAGGACTTCGCGTTCGTCGTCACGCAGTCCTTTGCGTTCATGGGCAAGGCGCGGGCCTCCGAGCGCCTGCGGCGGCGCCAGAACCAGATGGCATCGACCGAGGATGCCGCTGCAAGTCAGGCGCTTGAGTTGGCGGACGCGGCCGACGATCTGCAGAGCAATCGCTTTGTCCTGGGCGAGCATCATTTCTCGCTCGCGGTCTTCGGTGAAAATCAGAAACGCCTGGCCGAGAATCTCTCAACGGCGCGGGCAGCGCTTGCCGATGCCGGTCTGGTCTCGGCGCGGGAAGGCCCGGCGCTGGAAGCCGCTTTCTGGTCGCAGCTTCCGGGTAACTTTGCGTGGCGTGCGCGGCCGGCGGCGATCACGTCACGCAATTTCGCCGCCCTCTCCCCCTTCCACACCTTTCCTGCCGGCAAGGCGGAGGGCAACCATTGGGGCGCTGCGATCGCGTTGATGAAGACCGCGGCTCAGTCCCCTTTCTACTTCAATTTTCATGTGAACGATCTCGGTCATACGCTGATCATCGGTCCGTCGGGAGGCGGCAAGACTGTCGTCCAGAATTTCCTTATGGCGCAACTCGAGAAAACCGGCGCGCAGCAGATCTTCATCGATAAAGACCGAGGCGCTGAGATCTATGTGCGCTCATCCGGTGGCACGTATCTGGCGCTGCGCAACGGCGTGCCGACCGGCTTCGCACCGCTCCGCGCGCTCGAGCAGAGCCCGGGCAACATCGTCTTCCTCGGCAGGCTGATCCGCCATCTCGTAACGCCCGCAGGGAGCCAACTCGGCGTCACGCAGGAGCGGATGATTGACGAGGGCATCCTCTCGATCGGACGCCTTCCCCCGGAGGAGCGGTCCATCCTCGCGCTCCGGCAGTTGCTCGGGCAGCGCGATCCGGAAGGTATCGGCGCGCGGCTTGAGAAATGGTCGCGCGGCGGAGCGCTTGGCTGGGTGTTCGACAATGACCGGGACGAGTTGACGCTCGAGGCCAGGTTCATCGGTTTCGACATGACGGAATTCCTCGACAATCCCGAGATCCGCACCCCGCTGATGATGTACATGTTCCATCGGATCGATGCCCTGCTCGATGGCCGTCGCCTCGTAATCGACATCGACGAGTTCTGGAAGGCGCTGGGCGATGATGCCTTCCGCGCCTTCGCGCAGGATGGCCTGAAAACCTACCGCAAGCAGAACGCCTTTCTGGTCTTCGGCACGCAAAGCCCCGCCGACGCGCTCCGCTCGGACATCTCGCATAGCATCATGGAGCAGGTCGCCACCAAGATCCTTTTGCCCAACCCCCACGGCCGGGAGGTCGATTACATTGACGGGCTTGGCCTTACCCGTGCCGAGTTCAAGCTCATCAGAAACGATCTGATCCCCGAAAGCCGGCGCTTCCTGGTCAAGCAGGGTCACGATTCCATCGTCGTGGAACTCGATCTCGGCGGCCTGTCCGACGAACTGGCCGTCCTCTCGGGCACCACCGAAACCGTTGGAATCCTCGATCAGGTTCGCCGCGAACATGGCGACGATCCCAGCGACTGGCTGCCCGTCTTTCACGAGCGCCGTCGGGCCACCAGCAGAAGGAAAGGATAA
- a CDS encoding type IV secretion system protein → MKVIQALAIVGGLAMSMPAFAQGIPVYDSSTFLQTLSTVKNTLSMIEQGKQQISQATELYNSVNKLTNVNQIASSLNTDAVRHLLPSEARDIQRLMSSDTTGLGSLGTAADRIRSSNRIELPELRPDATAFERSNRDSISRNGDMAARDAAIAEAAYGVTAQRTTGLEELRSSLDTASDAKDVMDIQARVGVENAHIQNDAVQLQALTMRQQAEQRIRSQQESEQILARKLGSLHQ, encoded by the coding sequence ATGAAGGTAATTCAAGCGCTGGCGATTGTCGGCGGACTGGCAATGTCCATGCCGGCATTCGCGCAAGGCATTCCGGTTTATGATTCCAGCACCTTCCTGCAGACGCTCTCGACGGTGAAGAACACCCTATCGATGATCGAGCAGGGCAAACAGCAGATTTCGCAGGCAACCGAGCTCTACAACAGCGTCAACAAACTGACGAACGTCAATCAGATTGCCTCGTCCCTGAACACCGATGCCGTTCGCCACCTCTTGCCGAGCGAAGCACGCGATATTCAGCGCCTCATGTCATCCGACACCACGGGCCTCGGCAGCCTTGGGACCGCCGCAGATCGGATCCGTAGCAGCAACCGTATCGAGCTTCCCGAGCTGCGCCCGGATGCGACGGCTTTCGAGCGCTCGAACCGCGATTCCATCTCCCGAAATGGTGACATGGCGGCGCGCGACGCGGCCATTGCCGAGGCAGCGTATGGCGTCACCGCGCAGCGGACGACGGGTCTCGAGGAACTGCGCTCGTCGCTCGACACCGCGTCAGACGCGAAGGACGTGATGGATATCCAAGCCCGTGTCGGCGTGGAAAATGCTCATATCCAGAACGACGCAGTGCAACTTCAGGCTCTCACAATGAGGCAGCAGGCGGAGCAGCGGATTCGATCGCAGCAGGAGAGCGAGCAAATCTTAGCAAGAAAGCTTGGGAGCCTACATCAATGA
- a CDS encoding EexN family lipoprotein produces the protein MKATIFNAFALLVPAFLVACQPPARGKDYLKAHPQELAEVLKACADGTHRDAQECSNAESVKTLDQKLRSLSPAH, from the coding sequence ATGAAGGCAACCATCTTCAACGCATTCGCGCTTTTGGTCCCGGCATTTCTGGTCGCGTGCCAACCCCCTGCGCGCGGAAAGGATTACCTCAAAGCCCACCCCCAAGAGCTCGCGGAAGTCCTGAAGGCGTGCGCAGATGGCACGCATCGCGACGCACAGGAATGCTCGAACGCAGAGAGTGTGAAGACGCTTGATCAAAAGCTGCGCTCGCTGTCGCCGGCCCATTGA
- a CDS encoding type IV secretion system protein, with the protein MADGLFTTLYTNIDGKLDMFLNERLNNVIEVVRGPLALGLVIYIALFGYMVMRGIVSEPWGELVYRMVKLCLLYVAATTVAYTEWVTNPLFHGMPDAISQALAGHTVTSVGNVFDDYFSQCDVIIARIETEAATYSDINPYKLVLYVLSLGLKALAGLSAAIGFSITVFAKVALAIIIALGPIFIALSLFETTRRLFHGWLGQAFNFIVLMAVIIAITALITDLGATAITASEGVGDAALGAVLFAVYIFLGTIFFFQAPSIATGIAGGASAGIGAFAGSAWGSMAAPFQQRRIARNSRNLERAAQRGGSVSRA; encoded by the coding sequence ATGGCCGACGGGCTCTTCACCACTCTCTACACCAACATCGACGGCAAGCTCGACATGTTCCTCAACGAGCGCTTGAACAATGTCATCGAGGTTGTGCGCGGCCCACTCGCGCTTGGTTTGGTCATCTATATCGCGCTGTTCGGCTACATGGTGATGCGCGGCATCGTCAGCGAGCCGTGGGGCGAGCTTGTCTACCGAATGGTGAAACTGTGTTTGCTCTACGTTGCGGCCACCACGGTCGCCTACACGGAGTGGGTAACTAATCCCCTGTTTCACGGCATGCCTGATGCGATCTCGCAGGCGTTGGCGGGGCATACCGTCACGAGCGTTGGCAACGTGTTCGACGACTATTTCAGCCAGTGTGACGTTATTATCGCGAGGATCGAGACCGAGGCGGCAACCTACAGCGATATCAACCCATACAAGCTCGTTTTGTACGTCCTGAGCCTCGGTCTTAAAGCGCTTGCAGGACTATCTGCGGCGATCGGCTTCTCCATCACCGTTTTCGCGAAGGTGGCGCTGGCCATCATCATCGCGCTCGGACCGATCTTCATCGCCCTTTCGCTCTTCGAGACCACGCGAAGACTATTTCACGGCTGGCTCGGGCAGGCCTTCAACTTCATTGTACTGATGGCAGTGATCATCGCGATCACGGCCTTGATCACTGACCTTGGTGCTACCGCGATTACCGCATCCGAAGGTGTTGGAGACGCCGCCTTGGGTGCGGTGCTGTTCGCCGTTTATATTTTCTTGGGAACGATTTTCTTCTTTCAGGCCCCGTCGATCGCGACCGGCATTGCCGGGGGCGCGTCCGCCGGCATCGGCGCCTTCGCCGGCTCTGCGTGGGGGTCCATGGCGGCACCGTTCCAGCAACGCCGTATCGCTCGCAACAGTCGCAATCTCGAACGGGCCGCTCAGCGCGGCGGTTCGGTGAGCCGCGCATGA
- a CDS encoding virB8 family protein, which produces MRNKTEGVPAKDAELYFSHARSWDQDRQRKSLRSERIAWMVAGLGLLAATAEGFALAGLAPLKTVMPYIIRVNQTTGAVDVQTTVTQKPMRYDEAVTKFFLAQYVRTRESWLPAAAEENFRAVTILSEPGEQQRWGRFFSSNNAASPQIVWGKSAVVQARVRNIAFINDHVANVRFTRTVQTDTDTQSSDWIATVTFRYTNAPMAEGDRYRNPLGFQVENYRADPEVVR; this is translated from the coding sequence ATGCGGAATAAGACCGAAGGCGTGCCGGCCAAAGACGCCGAACTCTATTTCAGCCATGCCCGATCCTGGGACCAGGACCGTCAGCGCAAATCGTTACGGTCCGAACGCATCGCCTGGATGGTGGCCGGCCTGGGCCTGCTTGCCGCGACCGCGGAGGGTTTCGCACTCGCGGGCCTTGCGCCGCTGAAGACGGTCATGCCGTACATCATTCGGGTCAATCAGACGACGGGCGCCGTCGACGTGCAGACCACCGTCACCCAGAAGCCGATGCGCTATGACGAGGCGGTCACGAAATTCTTCCTCGCGCAATATGTTCGGACCCGGGAAAGCTGGTTGCCGGCGGCGGCTGAAGAGAATTTCCGGGCCGTCACTATCCTGTCCGAACCAGGCGAGCAGCAACGCTGGGGCCGGTTTTTCAGCTCGAACAACGCCGCAAGCCCACAGATCGTGTGGGGCAAGAGCGCGGTCGTCCAGGCCCGCGTGCGCAATATCGCCTTCATCAACGATCATGTCGCCAACGTCCGCTTCACGCGAACAGTCCAGACCGATACCGACACGCAGAGCAGCGACTGGATCGCGACTGTCACCTTCCGGTACACGAATGCGCCGATGGCGGAGGGCGACCGCTATCGTAACCCACTGGGGTTCCAGGTCGAGAATTACCGCGCGGACCCCGAGGTGGTGCGGTGA
- the virB9 gene encoding P-type conjugative transfer protein VirB9, with product MAGLLAILATPALAEDTPRGGPADPRVKFVEYQETQVYRIVGTFRTATQVVLGADETIEHVALGDTVSWEVAVAGHILFLKPRERAGPTNLIVTTNRGGELRNYAFELTARRGPIGSGSRDTFFQVRFRYPRDEADRAARMRATQEAQRVAALQASAVRGALDHGVIDGPRNLNYKVQGASYLQPSEISDNGQFTVLRFPGNHEIPAIYLVRPDGSETLVPFDVRDEFVVVHAVAAQLRLRRNREVLCIYNLAPTPYGVDHGTNTASPHVERTIQDPKE from the coding sequence ATAGCGGGCCTTCTCGCCATTTTAGCGACACCAGCGCTCGCGGAGGACACGCCGCGCGGCGGGCCGGCGGATCCACGTGTGAAGTTCGTCGAGTATCAGGAGACCCAGGTCTACCGGATCGTCGGCACATTTCGGACGGCGACCCAGGTCGTGCTCGGCGCCGACGAGACGATTGAACATGTCGCGCTCGGCGACACCGTCTCCTGGGAAGTGGCGGTTGCCGGTCACATTCTGTTCCTGAAGCCCCGTGAGCGGGCGGGACCGACGAACCTTATCGTCACGACCAATCGCGGGGGTGAGCTGCGCAACTACGCCTTCGAACTGACCGCACGCCGGGGACCGATCGGCAGCGGGAGCCGCGATACATTCTTCCAGGTTCGGTTTCGCTACCCGCGCGATGAAGCTGATCGTGCCGCTCGCATGCGCGCGACGCAGGAAGCACAGCGCGTCGCAGCATTGCAGGCGAGCGCCGTTCGGGGAGCCCTTGACCACGGCGTCATCGATGGACCGCGCAATCTGAACTACAAGGTCCAGGGTGCGAGCTATCTTCAGCCGTCGGAGATCTCCGACAACGGCCAGTTCACGGTCCTGCGTTTTCCCGGCAACCATGAAATCCCGGCGATTTATCTCGTGCGCCCGGACGGCTCGGAGACATTGGTCCCATTCGATGTCCGGGACGAGTTCGTGGTCGTCCACGCCGTGGCGGCTCAACTGCGCCTGCGCCGGAATCGGGAGGTGCTGTGCATCTATAATCTCGCGCCGACACCCTACGGCGTCGATCACGGCACCAACACAGCGTCGCCGCATGTCGAACGCACCATACAAGACCCGAAGGAGTGA
- the virB10 gene encoding type IV secretion system protein VirB10, producing the protein MDESAAEAPRRPQGDPTPERDEIIRERGIDPIGGMTPAKRNTALIFAGTAMVLGILWVNSGPSANNAGSLMGKPESMAKRPDLAARETVAYDAVAAKPKPLGALAADPNAPVINPPAGTQVVGPDGQIVPAMQPGAAPAGATQNTRQNLADQARRSTLIAYGGRDALQPSASGSGAGSGTTSPDGGDDANDTAARGAPNALDALRQSSAVGEARASMLPNRNYLVTAGTLIPCILQTAMNSAQPGYTSCLIPRDVYSENGRVVLMEKGTKVLGEYHGGIQQGQNRLFVLWTRAVTPQGVRIDLASPGSDALGRAGIAGSVDTFFWARFGSALLLSLVDDAAYIAGQSVSGGSNNFNNTTRTPSEGASIALQNSINIRPVLKKNQGEEVGIFVAKDFNFADVYNLELRR; encoded by the coding sequence ATGGACGAGTCTGCGGCCGAGGCCCCTCGTCGCCCGCAAGGCGATCCAACACCTGAACGCGACGAAATCATTCGCGAGCGCGGCATCGATCCGATAGGCGGGATGACACCGGCAAAGCGGAATACCGCCCTGATTTTCGCAGGAACGGCGATGGTTCTCGGCATCTTGTGGGTCAACTCGGGGCCTAGCGCCAACAATGCCGGCAGCCTGATGGGCAAACCGGAGTCGATGGCCAAACGCCCCGATCTGGCAGCGCGCGAGACCGTCGCGTATGATGCCGTCGCGGCGAAACCCAAGCCGCTTGGCGCGCTCGCCGCAGATCCCAACGCACCCGTCATCAATCCTCCGGCTGGCACGCAGGTCGTTGGCCCTGACGGACAGATCGTTCCTGCCATGCAACCGGGCGCAGCGCCGGCGGGCGCGACGCAGAATACGCGCCAGAACCTGGCCGACCAGGCACGGCGATCGACATTGATCGCCTATGGAGGGCGCGATGCGCTACAGCCATCGGCGAGTGGAAGTGGCGCAGGTAGCGGCACCACCAGTCCGGACGGCGGCGATGATGCAAACGATACGGCCGCCCGCGGCGCACCCAATGCGCTCGACGCGCTTCGACAGAGTTCGGCCGTCGGCGAGGCACGGGCCTCGATGCTGCCCAACCGCAATTATCTCGTCACCGCCGGCACGCTGATCCCGTGCATCCTCCAGACAGCGATGAATTCGGCGCAGCCCGGTTATACCTCGTGCCTGATTCCGCGCGACGTCTATTCGGAGAATGGCCGTGTCGTGCTCATGGAGAAGGGCACCAAAGTCCTCGGCGAATATCATGGCGGCATCCAGCAAGGGCAGAACCGCCTGTTCGTTTTGTGGACGCGGGCCGTCACGCCGCAGGGCGTGCGCATCGACCTGGCTTCGCCGGGGTCGGACGCCCTTGGCCGCGCCGGCATCGCCGGGTCCGTGGACACCTTTTTCTGGGCGCGCTTCGGTAGCGCGTTGCTGCTCTCGCTGGTCGACGACGCCGCTTATATCGCCGGTCAGTCCGTTTCAGGTGGCAGCAACAACTTCAATAATACGACCCGGACCCCGAGCGAGGGGGCGAGCATCGCGCTCCAGAACAGCATCAACATCCGACCGGTGCTGAAAAAGAACCAGGGCGAGGAGGTCGGGATCTTCGTGGCCAAGGACTTCAACTTCGCCGACGTTTACAATCTCGAGCTGCGGCGCTGA
- the virB11 gene encoding P-type DNA transfer ATPase VirB11 — MSDTAVLRHYLAPILPLLEPVEVTELVINKPGEVGIEDHRGWHWHSVAELDSDWLATLAVAAASFTRQDVNAETPICSTILPGGERCQIVIPSVTPNGAPSFTVRKPSRVNLAIDQLAQTGLFKGTRSAALGLGEVDAQLVAQRDAGDWPAFFRTAVAARKNILVSGATGSGKTTFAKALIQLIPPDERLLTIEDTRELVVEHRNVVHMVYSSERQGLAKVGPKQLLESALRMRPDRILLQELRDGTAFFYLRNVNSGHPGSITTVHAGSAMGAFEQLTLLVKESEGGRDLARDDIRGLLHMLVDVVVQTRKRAGKFEVEEVYFDPPVGRATAH, encoded by the coding sequence ATGAGCGATACCGCCGTCCTGCGCCATTATCTCGCGCCGATCCTGCCGCTGCTGGAACCGGTCGAGGTCACCGAGCTGGTGATCAACAAGCCCGGCGAAGTCGGCATTGAGGATCATCGCGGTTGGCACTGGCATAGCGTTGCCGAACTCGACAGCGACTGGCTAGCGACGCTGGCCGTCGCGGCCGCAAGCTTCACTCGGCAGGACGTCAATGCCGAGACCCCGATCTGCTCGACGATCTTGCCGGGCGGGGAGCGGTGCCAGATCGTCATACCCTCGGTGACGCCGAACGGGGCGCCGTCCTTCACGGTGCGTAAGCCGTCCCGGGTCAACCTTGCGATCGATCAGCTCGCGCAGACCGGCCTGTTCAAGGGAACCCGTTCAGCGGCGCTTGGGCTTGGCGAGGTCGATGCCCAATTGGTGGCACAGCGCGACGCCGGCGACTGGCCGGCTTTCTTCAGGACCGCCGTCGCCGCCCGCAAGAATATCCTGGTGAGCGGCGCGACCGGCTCCGGCAAGACCACTTTCGCCAAGGCGCTAATCCAGTTGATCCCGCCCGACGAGCGGTTGCTCACGATCGAGGATACGCGCGAGCTCGTCGTCGAGCATCGCAATGTCGTGCACATGGTTTATTCGAGCGAGCGACAGGGCCTGGCCAAAGTCGGCCCCAAGCAGCTGCTCGAAAGTGCGCTGCGCATGCGGCCCGATCGCATCCTTCTGCAGGAGCTACGAGACGGCACTGCCTTCTTTTATCTGCGCAACGTGAACTCGGGCCACCCTGGCTCGATCACAACCGTCCATGCCGGCTCGGCCATGGGCGCTTTCGAGCAGCTCACCTTGCTGGTGAAGGAGTCCGAAGGCGGGCGCGATCTGGCCCGCGACGATATCCGTGGGCTGCTGCACATGCTGGTCGACGTCGTCGTCCAGACCCGCAAGCGCGCCGGAAAATTCGAAGTCGAGGAGGTGTATTTTGACCCGCCTGTCGGACGCGCGACCGCTCACTAA